One Antennarius striatus isolate MH-2024 chromosome 9, ASM4005453v1, whole genome shotgun sequence genomic window, atttcctgttgtgttgtgtgtaatgaaGACTATTCTCTCCTCCCCCAACACCCCCTGAGCGCTCAGTCTGATTCTCCATGCAACCCCACCAATTGCTTGGTTGATGTATTCCAGCGCTTACTcctcttgttctctctctgttcAGTCTGAAGTCAGATAATGACAGCAGCCAGTCCTGTCTGCAGCCCTGCCTCTTCCCGCTCAACCCAGTCCTCACCTGTCTGCCTCCCGGCATGCCGCCGACACCTGAAGAAAGGCAAGGTTCTCCAATCCAGACTGCACCTACGCTCTGCCCCGGGTGTTTGGCTGATGCTGGGTGTGGTGGTGGTTTTGGTGGGGATGGGGGTTGCAGTGGCAGGATATGTATCTGCAGCGCCAAAGCCCGTGGGCAACCGAGGCAGCACCCATGTGGAGAGGATGAAGCTGGCTGGACCTGTGGTTATGGGAGTGGGATTATTTATCTTCATTTGCGCCGCCACTCTTCTGTATGAGAACCGGGACCTGGAAGTCCTCAGACAGGAGTCGCTCGATGACCTTGAGgacctgaagggaaaaaacaGCTGGAAGGATTTGCAGGAGCAGCCCAGCTTGAGCTGCCAGCAGCAGTGGGAGGCTAAAGAAGGAAAGCAGGGATGCTGGGCCACTCAGGCCCACACACTCCCTCTCTCAAACCGGAACTGTagtcctcttcttcctccccctcaTAGACAAAAGATTAGCAGCAGATCATCACTTCTGCCTCCCTCAGATCCAGGAGATCGAGAAAAtgaggaggacagacaggaggaggagcaggagaaggaAGGACGGTCAACCCTTCTGGCCCATGTTCTGCACCACCAAGAGCCGACTCCTTACCCTCCCTCTCCCTGCCCGTCCATCTCTCACTCCATCTACTCAGACTCCTGCAACTCCAGCGAGATCAACTTCAACATATGGACAGGCTGCGCTCAGCCGCCTCAACGCCTTAGCCCTGCCGGTTCGACTTCTTCTGTCTCTTAAAACATGCATGATgagattcattttaaaatatcacaTGCAGACACTCCGAAGAATATGCATTCCTCAATAAACGGATGAAATGTTAGTTAGTATGTTTTAGTTTCTCCAACTGGTGCAATGGCTCTGAATCACTGTCTCTGAAGGTTCCCTCTGTCTGACTCACTCCTGTTTGGAAGATTGGACCGGCgctgtttgtatgtgtttgaaCTCACctattgccaaaaaaaaaaatccccaaaagtTACCGCCTGTTTGACCATATAAGGACATGAGGAGGATTGCTGAAATCATCTTTGGGTGCCATTGTGGGATATGGACATACTCGGTCTTttcccgtctctctctctctgacacaaacacagacacctCCTCTTTGCAGAGATACAGCAACTACTTTCCTTGCTGGAGAGGTTTAGTTAAGAGGATGAGCCAGATTAGGTCTCAAAAGAGTCTTTATCTAATCTCACACATACTGTAATGTACTCTTTATCTGAGGAAATTGTGCCTTGGCGTAAACAAGAGAAGCGCTTAAGGCAACCCTGCTCTCACTAC contains:
- the LOC137601649 gene encoding uncharacterized protein, whose translation is MTAASPVCSPASSRSTQSSPVCLPACRRHLKKGKVLQSRLHLRSAPGVWLMLGVVVVLVGMGVAVAGYVSAAPKPVGNRGSTHVERMKLAGPVVMGVGLFIFICAATLLYENRDLEVLRQESLDDLEDLKGKNSWKDLQEQPSLSCQQQWEAKEGKQGCWATQAHTLPLSNRNCSPLLPPPHRQKISSRSSLLPPSDPGDRENEEDRQEEEQEKEGRSTLLAHVLHHQEPTPYPPSPCPSISHSIYSDSCNSSEINFNIWTGCAQPPQRLSPAGSTSSVS